In the Candidatus Delongbacteria bacterium genome, one interval contains:
- the hcp gene encoding hydroxylamine reductase: protein MGMFCYQCQEAMKGTGCAYAKGACGKDTVVANLQDVLIFATKTLAYVVEVSKIKRSDLNRFIAENLFTTITNANFDENFFVNRIYETATKRDEIARELQNLPKNVTISLSNRQDIDNAVTVASVLAEENEDIRSLKELLIYGLKGMAAYYEHALNLGYENQDIADFTVKALSATMKNLELNDYLGLVLECGKFGVDVMALLDKANTETYGNPEVSKVNIGVRNNPGILISGHDLKDLEELLVQTEGTGIDVYTHCEMLPAHYYPKFKKYSHFVGNYGNAWWKQDKEFESFNGPVLLTSNCLVPPKESYKNRIFTTGTVGFDGCTHIEQRNEGNMKDFSPLIEMAKTCQSPVELEKGEIIGGFAHAQITALADKVVEAVKSGAVKKFVVMAGCDGRSKERDYYTDFANELPKDSVILTAGCAKFKYNKLNLGDIGGIPRVLDAGQCNDSYSLAVTALKLKEAFGLENINDLPIAYNIAWYEQKAVIVLLALLHLGVKNITLGPTLPAFLSQNVVKVLVDNFGIGGITNVKDDMKRMVG, encoded by the coding sequence ATGGGAATGTTCTGTTATCAATGTCAGGAAGCAATGAAAGGTACTGGATGTGCTTACGCAAAAGGAGCATGTGGCAAAGATACTGTCGTTGCAAACCTTCAGGATGTACTTATTTTTGCTACTAAAACTCTAGCGTATGTTGTTGAAGTTTCCAAAATTAAGCGTTCAGATCTTAATAGATTTATTGCAGAAAATCTATTTACAACAATAACAAATGCGAATTTTGATGAAAATTTCTTTGTGAACAGAATCTATGAAACCGCCACAAAGAGGGATGAAATTGCTAGAGAACTTCAAAATTTACCAAAAAATGTGACCATCTCTTTGTCTAATCGTCAGGATATTGACAATGCTGTAACTGTTGCTTCGGTTCTAGCTGAAGAGAACGAAGATATTAGAAGTTTAAAAGAACTTTTGATTTATGGTTTAAAAGGAATGGCTGCTTATTACGAGCATGCTCTAAACTTAGGCTATGAAAATCAGGATATTGCAGATTTTACTGTAAAAGCTCTTTCTGCGACTATGAAAAATCTTGAACTTAACGACTATCTAGGTTTGGTACTTGAATGTGGAAAATTTGGTGTTGATGTAATGGCTCTTCTTGATAAAGCAAATACTGAAACTTACGGAAATCCCGAAGTGTCAAAAGTAAATATAGGTGTTAGAAATAATCCCGGAATTCTTATAAGTGGTCATGATCTTAAAGATCTTGAAGAATTACTTGTTCAAACGGAAGGAACTGGGATAGATGTTTATACTCATTGCGAAATGCTTCCGGCTCATTACTATCCAAAATTCAAAAAATATTCTCACTTTGTTGGCAACTATGGAAATGCGTGGTGGAAGCAGGATAAGGAGTTCGAATCTTTCAATGGTCCGGTTTTATTAACTTCAAATTGTCTGGTTCCTCCAAAAGAAAGTTATAAAAACAGGATATTTACTACTGGTACTGTTGGATTTGACGGATGTACTCACATTGAGCAAAGAAATGAAGGTAATATGAAAGACTTTTCTCCTCTAATTGAGATGGCTAAAACATGTCAGTCTCCAGTAGAACTTGAAAAGGGTGAAATAATTGGAGGATTTGCTCATGCTCAAATTACTGCTTTAGCTGATAAAGTAGTGGAAGCTGTCAAATCCGGAGCAGTTAAGAAATTTGTTGTAATGGCTGGTTGTGATGGTAGAAGTAAAGAGAGAGATTACTATACTGATTTTGCTAATGAACTTCCTAAAGATTCTGTGATTCTTACAGCTGGTTGTGCTAAATTTAAGTATAATAAACTTAATCTTGGCGATATTGGTGGAATTCCCAGAGTTTTAGATGCTGGTCAGTGTAATGATTCATATTCTCTTGCAGTTACAGCTTTGAAATTAAAAGAGGCATTTGGTTTAGAAAATATAAATGATCTTCCAATAGCATATAATATTGCTTGGTATGAGCAGAAGGCCGTAATAGTTTTACTAGCTTTACTTCATTTGGGTGTAAAAAACATTACACTAGGACCAACACTACCGGCTTTTCTTTCTCAAAATGTAGTAAAAGTACTTGTTGATAATTTTGGAATTGGTGGAATTACCAATGTCAAAGATGATATGAAAAGAATGGTTGGATAA
- a CDS encoding GHMP kinase translates to MDIRTSAPGRICLFGEHQDYLKMPVIPAAIDRIVELEGHSINEKKIIIHMPDIGSYLEFEISGNELNYDKKRDYFKSIYNHFIRRGAVFNSGFELTVRGNIPINSGTSSSSALNNAFAGFLLAGAENLSELTFSSKEEIGKLTYYAEVEEFGEPGGRMDQYSTAKGGVLYLDFSNPDPDYVQLPTISKTFVLGDSKEPKDTLGILSRLRNGFSDAAKLVNKSISFDLNSFTGEFNHLKKYLNSDLWSIFSGGIMNRDILREAKVIMEKNFDDYEFGKLLYKHHEVLRDNLNISTKKIEKMLNSALDAGALGGKINGSGGGGCMFAYAPNNPEAVKEAIEREGGKAYIINIGDGLKVYKNDSQIL, encoded by the coding sequence ATGGATATAAGAACATCAGCCCCAGGAAGAATCTGTCTCTTCGGTGAACATCAGGATTATCTGAAAATGCCGGTAATTCCTGCAGCAATTGATAGAATAGTTGAACTTGAAGGGCATTCAATAAATGAGAAAAAGATAATTATCCATATGCCGGACATAGGATCTTATCTAGAATTTGAAATCAGTGGTAATGAGTTAAATTATGATAAGAAAAGAGATTATTTTAAATCAATCTACAATCATTTCATAAGAAGAGGAGCTGTATTTAACAGTGGATTCGAACTTACAGTAAGAGGAAATATACCTATAAATTCAGGAACGTCTTCTTCTTCAGCATTGAATAATGCTTTTGCTGGTTTTTTATTGGCAGGAGCTGAAAACCTTTCTGAGTTGACTTTTTCTTCAAAGGAAGAGATTGGTAAACTCACTTATTATGCAGAAGTTGAAGAGTTTGGCGAACCTGGAGGAAGAATGGATCAATACTCAACAGCAAAAGGTGGTGTACTCTATCTAGACTTTTCCAATCCTGATCCAGACTATGTTCAATTACCCACTATTTCCAAAACTTTTGTACTTGGTGATTCAAAAGAGCCTAAAGACACATTAGGAATTCTGTCGAGACTGAGAAATGGTTTTAGCGATGCAGCAAAATTGGTAAATAAAAGCATATCATTTGATCTTAACTCTTTTACAGGAGAATTTAATCATCTGAAAAAATATTTAAACTCTGACTTGTGGAGTATTTTCTCTGGTGGGATAATGAATAGGGATATTTTAAGAGAAGCCAAAGTAATAATGGAGAAAAATTTTGATGATTATGAATTTGGTAAACTATTGTACAAACATCATGAAGTTTTGAGGGATAATTTGAACATCTCAACAAAAAAAATTGAAAAAATGCTTAACTCAGCTTTGGATGCAGGTGCTCTTGGGGGAAAAATCAATGGTTCAGGAGGTGGTGGCTGTATGTTCGCATATGCTCCAAATAATCCAGAAGCTGTAAAAGAAGCCATCGAACGAGAAGGCGGAAAAGCATATATCATCAATATTGGTGATGGATTAAAAGTTTATAAAAACGATTCCCAGATTTTGTAA